CTCACTTCTTTTTCAAGAGCTTTTTCCATTGTTGCAGAGAGGTTTATGTTTAGGCGCTTAGCTTCAGCGAGTAATTCGCTATTTAAGCTTAAATTTGCCGCCTTTTTGGGTGCTTGCGTATTATATGAGTTTCTCATGATAATCACCTGTGCGTATTCATTGTGCGCATTAATTATAGGCACATAAAAGGCATGTAACCAACAATTTAAGAGTGATTCAGCACCAGGACAAGCGCATGAATGTATTTTTGAGCAAAGCAACACGCTTTGACCTGACCTCCGCGCTGTGATCTGATACTCCCTTTGGGGAGCGCCATACAGTGTACATAGAAGCCTTTCATGAACATTTCAACTCAATTCAAGAGCACCGCCAATCCGCTAAAGTGACCTACCCATTACTGGATGTGCTGTTTGTTAGGCTGTGTGCCGGTATTGGGTATTCCTTGTGATCCCCAACTGCTTCGCAATCCGGCGGGATGCTAAGTCCTTGTTGATGTAAAGCGCGTATGTCCACTAGTTGCTCCTGATTGATCATAATCCGCCGCTTTGACCATGTAACGAACGGATAGTTTGCCTCAAGTGGGTCAGTTTTACATTGGCGCTGACAGCACTATAGCGTTCGTGTGAACTCTAAAATATGGCCTTTAAATTCGCTGTTTAAATAGTCGGTATTGGTAGGCTTAGACGTTGAAAGAACATAGCCAAATTCAATAAGCCGCTTTGCCAGCTTATTCTTTCGGCCTCGGCCCGGATCAACAATGATCACTTCGCACTGAGGTTTTGAATGTGAACCAATAAATTCAGCGAGTAATTCTATGTGTTCATCTTCATACAGTAGATCGCTGCCAATGATTAAATCGAAGCGGCCTAAGCTATCATTATCATCTGCCCACCCGGTTCTTTCAAAAGGGATAGGGCAGTCACCGTTGAGCGTCGTATTCCTATCTAAAAAATGTTGTGTTTCAGGGTGATGATCAGTGGCTGTTATATCAGCTTGTTTTCTATTCAGTAGCAGGCTGCTTAGAGCTGTACCACACCCAACCTCCAAAATGCGCTTGGTGTTCGTGTCGTAATCAAGGATGTGGTGGGCGAGAACCAGACTTGATGGCCATAATATGCCGAAGATGGGCCATGCAGCAGAGGAGATGCCTAGCTTTTCAGCTACCCCTTGGGGATCATAGAATTCTTGATGATTACGTAAGGTGCAGAGGTGTATGTCCGTTTTACCAAACTCGATGGTTTGGTAGCATAAACGCAAATTTGTCATTTGACTGCCTCAAAGATTGAGTGCTCGGCCAGGTATCGAGGATAAATGACAAAACGAAGAGTTATCTAGAGTATAGTGATTCGTTAGGAATACAACGCATTTAACAAGGTGGTGCAATCTACCTCCGGTATTTGTTATTGAGTTGGGTGTTTATGTTTTATTTGAACAGCGGATATGATTCGAGAAAATGTTGAATACTTGCTTATACAGCAACGCCATTGGGAGAGGAATATGGTCATTTAAGCCGTGTTGAGTCCAATATTTTTTGGCAATCCAACACCCTGGAAACTGGCCTTACAGCGCTAATGCAGCTGAAGAAACTCCAGCAGGGATGGATCTTCGCCCGCGTGCTGCTATCGTTGCGATTCGCAAAGCTGACGGCGGCGAACTAGGCGTGTAACACATTCGCTTATCGACGAACAGGCTCTTTATGAGCCTGTTTTTTATATTGATCATGGGGAAATAAACATGGCGGGAATTAGTGTATGACAGTTGCTCATCATCGCAGTTATTGTTGCTTTATTGTTTGGGACTATGCGTTTACGTGGTATGGGAGGTGATTTAGGCTCGACTATCAAAGGCTTTAAACAAGCAAAGTGTTGAGTATGCGCCAAAAGTGAAGGGCGACCAAAGCAAATAGAGTCCATCGAGTCTTTCAATAAACAGCTGTCAGCAACGCGCCTTGATCTGAACTGCACTTGGCAATCCAACACGCAAAACGCTTATGATGCGTGTGGACGTTGCTCACGTTCGACACAAAAAAGGGCCATTTAGGCCCTTCATATAACAAGGTATAAAATCTTGTGTGCAGTTTGGTTTACCACCAAGTTGCATATAAAGCGATTAAGATCACCGTCACGCCAACTGCTGCAATATTAAATCCTTTCGTGGTGCCGAAGCTCACTTCCGCTAAATCAACGCTTTGATTTGTGGTCGCACCTTTTTGCATGAGTGAAACCACCACGCAAAGTGCCAAGCAAAGTAGGAATACCACACCCACTCGATCCATGAACGGTAGTTCTGGCCACATAAACTTAAGGAGTAGCGAGAATGCCGCTGACCCCACTGCTGCGGCCAATGCACCCATTGAAGTTGCTTTAGACCAAAACATGCCCATGACAAAAATAACCACGATACCCGGAGTAAAGAAGCCGGTGAACTCTTGGATATACTGGAATGCTTGGTCGAACTCACCGAGTAACGGTTTAGCGACGATCAATGCAATCACCAGGGATACTAACGAGGCAATACGGCCAATCAAAACATAGTGATTTTGAGATTTTTTGGGCTTGATCTTTGAGTAGATATCCATTGTGAAAATGGTTGAAATACTATTCGTCATCGACGCCAGTGACGAAACGATGGCTGCAATCAAGGCTGCAAAAACAAGACCTTTAATACCTACTGGCATGAGAGACATCATTGACGGGTAAGCTTGATCTGGCGATGACAACTGCGGATACAAAATAACAGCGGCAATACCGGGTAGCACAACAATCAACGGCATTAGAAGTTTGAGATATGCGGCGAAGGCGATACCTTTTTGCGCTTCTTGTATGTTCTTCGCGGCAAGTGCGCGTTGAATGATGTATTGATTGAAGCCCCAGTAACTGAAGTTCATGACCCACATGCCTCCAATCAATACCGAAATACCGGGCAAGCTCATGTAGTG
The sequence above is a segment of the Echinimonas agarilytica genome. Coding sequences within it:
- a CDS encoding type II toxin-antitoxin system CcdA family antitoxin, which codes for MRNSYNTQAPKKAANLSLNSELLAEAKRLNINLSATMEKALEKEVSQRRKSEWLEQNADAISACNELTESHGLFSDSYRVF
- a CDS encoding class I SAM-dependent methyltransferase; protein product: MTNLRLCYQTIEFGKTDIHLCTLRNHQEFYDPQGVAEKLGISSAAWPIFGILWPSSLVLAHHILDYDTNTKRILEVGCGTALSSLLLNRKQADITATDHHPETQHFLDRNTTLNGDCPIPFERTGWADDNDSLGRFDLIIGSDLLYEDEHIELLAEFIGSHSKPQCEVIIVDPGRGRKNKLAKRLIEFGYVLSTSKPTNTDYLNSEFKGHILEFTRTL
- a CDS encoding sodium/sugar symporter translates to MEFKLATIDLTIVAIYTLALIAIAWWVSRDSGDHTKDTKDYFLAGKSLPWWAIGASLIASNISAEQIIGMSGSGYAIGLAIASYEWMSAITLVIVGKYMLPIFLKNGIYTMPQYLEQRFDSRVKTTLAVFWLAVYVFVNLTAVLWLGGLAIETVAGVDWLYGMMFLAVFSVAYSLYGGLKAVAYTDILQVTLLVFGGLFLSYLALDAVSDGQGILAGFGVLTDHAPDHFDMILSPDNAHYMSLPGISVLIGGMWVMNFSYWGFNQYIIQRALAAKNIQEAQKGIAFAAYLKLLMPLIVVLPGIAAVILYPQLSSPDQAYPSMMSLMPVGIKGLVFAALIAAIVSSLASMTNSISTIFTMDIYSKIKPKKSQNHYVLIGRIASLVSLVIALIVAKPLLGEFDQAFQYIQEFTGFFTPGIVVIFVMGMFWSKATSMGALAAAVGSAAFSLLLKFMWPELPFMDRVGVVFLLCLALCVVVSLMQKGATTNQSVDLAEVSFGTTKGFNIAAVGVTVILIALYATWW